The Meriones unguiculatus strain TT.TT164.6M chromosome 14, Bangor_MerUng_6.1, whole genome shotgun sequence sequence ACACACAACTAGTTTCTCTTCTCTTGTGTGTTATTTTAAAGGAGGCAAGACTAATTTTTTAAAGGCTACATGACCTAAAAAAGTCTACAAAACACTAATATAGGAAATAAACTAGCAAGGTTGTAGCATATGATAGAAGTCAAAGAGCTCAACATTTccataatgataataatgaagtATCAGAAAAtggtcttcctcctccccttccatctaaccctaacttatcaggtctcataaggagtggctgcattgtcctcctctgtggcctggcaaggctgctcccccctcagggggaggtgatcaaagagccagccactgagttcatgtggggcatgggagcagatgagggaaggagggtgggattgggagggaatgagagagggagctacagctgagatacaaagtgaataaattgtaattaatataaaaagtaaaaatttaattaaataaaaaagaaaatggtcgTCCAAAATCCTGTTTATTCACAATAGCATCAAAGATAATGTAtttaaccaaaaccaaaagaaaatttgTACATTGTTACCCACAAACCATTGCTGAGAGAAATGAAACAGAATATTTCACGATGCACAGTGCTCATGGATTATAACACAAAACTGTGTTACTGTTACAGTTTTTCCCTAAGATGATATGCAGACTTGCTATAACTGCTGTCAGTTTCTTTAGGCTGCTGAAGCACTAGCTATTTTAAGGTTGGCATGCAAAGCAATAGACTTTACTATGACGTTTTCATAGAAATGTGTTATTGTTCATGGTTCTTATCCAGCTCCTCCCCATGCTCTTCCTGGTCCTCTTTACATCCTcaaatatttcctttttctgaTTCACGTCATAGAAACTGTTCAACCTCTTTCCTAGCTTTCTTATTTTAaagttctctcctctccttttaaagcttctttcctttcctcttcctgaaTAATCCTCTTTCTACTTTCAAAATACACATGGGTATGCAGGCATGCgtgcatacacccacacacacacacacacacacacacacacacacacacccacctacccacacacacacccacacccacacacccacacccacacacccacacacacacacccacacacacacacacacacacacacacacccacacacccacacccacacacacacacccacacccacccacacacacacacacacacacacaccccacacacacccacacccacactcacacccacacccacacccacacacacacacacacacactccacacctAGATTGCGAATACGGGAGCGAAAGGAATTGTCGTTCTAAGTCTAGAAGTCTAGTTTACTTTGCCTAACATAATGATTCCTAGTTCTATCCTTTTCCTGTACACAGTATTATCTTATTCTTTATAGCTGAACACAGTTCTGTTACATACCACCTGACTTTCCGGAGATCATCAGCTAAAGCGCTGGGGCTTGTCTTGTGATGAAGCTTGCAGGTCTTCAGGGTCCCTCAGTGCGGCAGGATCCGTGGTAATATCCTGCCAGACTGCTGGGAAGAGAGCACTCACCTGAAAATGGTGCCGTTCCACTCAGGGAGGGCAGCTGGATCTGGCTTTCACTTTCTGAAACAGGTCCCTTTATGATGCTGCTCAGTAGGCGCAGGGAGCAGTGGGAATCCCAGCTGATGCTCTAGGGATCTGGCAGACAGAGGAGTGAAATGCTCATGTCCACTCACGTGCTGCTCTCACAGGCTTTCTGCTTTTCCTGCCCAGGGAAGCGATCTCAAAGGGCCAAGGTCTCTGTCACCATTTAGGCAAATGACACAACAATCGTGTGCCTACTCCTCTGAGCTAATCTAATTTTCATAGCCAGCCACAAGGTTAGCATTTCCTCATTATTTGATCTGATAGGCACAGCAGACGAAGTGCATGAATAGTCATGATCATTGAACTCTTGGAGTTCACATCAGCCTTACTTGAAAGAGTTTCATTCTTGTCTTCATACTCCCTGCTACTTCTCTTACAGTTTAAGCGTAGCCCCTGATATGATGAAGTAATTTCTTACTATGCCTGTGACATGGGTAATGATGGCTTTGTGGTATGTATTACACAGTGATAATGCTGGATGGAGAATctcatgtattatttatttattcacatacaACAAGTGTTTGCCAAGAGTCTGTAATCTCATAAGCAAAACAGAGAAAATTCACAGGGTtatgaagtataatttttaatgagatatacagaaactaaattaaattaacatataaactaaataaaatgctGGATAGttattaggagaaaacaagaaggacAATAAGGAACATATTAAtctcaggaggaggaagctgaTACCTCAGGTAAGGGTGCCTGGTGGAGATACTTGGAGAGAGATATTCCAAGTGAGGGATATATCCATGGAAATATCTGGGGAAGATCATTTCAAGAAGGATCAGAGATGGCAAAAAAGTTTCTCAAGGAGCAATTGTGCCTAGTGCTTAGGAAAAAGGCAGGCAGTGTActtgagggagagaagagggagagggagggtggaataaAGGAAGACCCTGTGAACTGCCTGTATAGGAACTTAAAGCACCTAACAATCATTTCACACTCTGCCCTCAGACTTTGGAGGGGCTGTAGGTCTTTATACAGAGCTTGAAGTAATTCTACAGACTCATCCTCTAGAACCATCTCTACCACGTGGGCTTGTTCTTGTTGATTCATCATTGTCCATTCTGGACTCTCACTGTTTCTTTATAGTGACTTCATAATTCAAGCCTTTAAAATTTAGCTAAGGCACCACATTTTCCAAGAAGTGATATTCCTAAGCTCTCTGATATTTCTTCTTCAGTAACGTGTGCCCTCCTTCATACCCAGCCAGGTAGGCCTTTGTCTTTGGTTGATATTTATCTTGCCTTGTCTCCTATTCTTTCTAGGTTTGCCTCACAGATCAATCTTATCTTGTTATTGacattctaaaaacaaaaatgtaactaTTTTCTTGTTAGGTATCAAGATTTATTATGCACCTACATTCATGAATGTGTTTATTCACTTATTACATAGAAGATGTTTTTTCAGTACTGGTTTTATGTAGGCATCACATTGAGTCTAAGGGATACAGACATGAATATAATCAAGTCATTACCCTAAGATACAAAAATAATATCTAtacactctttttaaaaatttatttattaattaattacagtttattcactttgtatcccagctgtagctccctccttcatcccctcccaattctacccttcgtccctcatctcctccatctATACACTCTTGACATAATatgaaataataacaaatatcagtgattttaatgaaaacttgaacaGGAACATTAATTTAATCAGGGGTGGGTCCAAGAAAGATCTTGTCTTAATAATTCACTTCATGTATATGGGCATTTATAGGTATGAATGCTTGTGCAccccagaagaagacatcaggtctccctggaactagagttacaggcggttgtaagtttccatgtgtgtgctgggaattaaaccctggtcctctggaaaagtatcCAGTGTTCTCAtttgctgaaccatttctccacctctcctccccaAGAAGAGAATTTTTAAGCAGAGATAAACCatagcagaagaaaacaaaattctctgAGTAGTGTTGTTGGAGCCATACGAAAAGAAAAGAGGATTGAGAAGGCAAATAGATGTGAAATAAAGATAAGCTGTGGACTCAAAGCTTCATTTTGTTGGACTTAGGAAGGCTTAGAACAGTTCATATCAAGAACATTCTAAGTACATATGTGTATTAAGTTGAATTTCTAGAAGTTGTTGGAGGGATGCATTCCAGGAAGGTAAGGGTAGATGTGCTTATGAATTTAAGCTTAAATTGTCTACTTCTTCCTTATCTCCTGCAGTTAATTCTTCAACCCATCTtgtctaatttttcttttaatcatattACCCATGTGACTGTTGCCACTCTGGTTCCTAGGAAACTCTCTGATTCATTGTAGAGAACCAGCTTGGTCAGAGCACGCCATTTGCTCTGGAAATTAATTGTTCTCAGTGTCAAGTTGTCCATTCATAATTATGGATGCTTATGAGTTTCCAGGGATGTAGGACAGTAGGGCTGTCCACAAGctgtgtgtacatgtaagcaGGGAAAATATCTCCAGCAGTGTCATCAAAATCAGAGTGTCTGACTTTTGAgattgagattctttcttttccccattaaaattatttcctattaggagaggaaaatagaataaatagataaggatggaagaggaggatggAATGGAAAAATCAAAttagagggaagggagagggaagtgTGGGAGAAAATATGGGAGAGATACCTAAAATTCAGGCACATTTGAGGGGGAGAACAGAAACCTAATACAGCAGAAACTTCcatatgtgtatgtgggtatgcATATGGATGAGGGTGACTTAAATGAAACCACCAGATAATGGGGAACAGAGTCCTGCCTGGCCACAattaatacaataataaaaagaaaaatatttctttaatcttttgagattataatagaaTTACATTATTTCCCCCTTCTGATTTCTCTCTTTAAAGGCTCCCATGTACCtattcttgctctctttcaaactcacgacctcttttttcattaattgttacatatgtatatgtatattcttACACGCATAAATCCAACCAGCTCAGTCTGTACTGTTGTTACTTGCtgcatatgttttcagggctgaccagttGGTATTGGCTAACCAATCAGTGTGCTCTTCCCCAATTTTAAGACTGAATACTGACATCCTTTGCTCCCAGCTCAAGTCACTCCTTCTCTGTGTCTCATCACAGCTTTCCAAATCCACACTTCATGCAGTGAAGCAGACAAATCTAACATGTAAGCCCAtattccctgtcctctccatcttttcttcttaaaatttctTCTAAAAAGTTATTTTAGACTTTTATCTTTGCTTCATTATAGCTTATTACTGTATGAGGAGCATGATCCACGAGGTTCAGAGAACAGaatggaaagaaacagaaattgtggtttattCAAAATACAAACCACCCATGCAAATGACTCCATAACTTTCTTTTTTGCTTGTAACTCATGTTTATTAAGGATTATACAAGGGAAGTTTTGTGttggaaaggagagaaataaatTGGCTAAGGTGATACTAAGCCAAATGATTAAAGAGGGACACTTTGCGTAGCATCTTTCAAAATGAGTCGTTTCATGAATAAATATCAAAGGAAACTAGGAGATTGCTCTATTTTTGTGTGCCATCCAAATGCTTATACATCTTTAAagatcttatttatttgtttattggttCAGCTGAGGTTAAATGGCAGTATGGAAccaggtatagtggcacacacctgtagtcccaggtACTTATGAGGTTGAGGGAGTTCACCATGGGGAATTCTGTGACACTATTtcacaaccaaaccaaaacaaagtcaTCAACAAGAAAGTTAATCTAAAGACACAAGGAGCTGGACACTGTTACTAGAAGAATACAAACAGGACAGCAGTGAATAAGATATATTTTCTGGTCTTGAGAAGAGAAGTCAGAGCATGTtgtgggaaaacaaaaacaaaaacaaaaacaacaaaactgttgTAATAGAATCTGAAGAGGATCATCGTGAGAAGTGGGTACAAGGTGATGCTGGTGCATCTCTGTGGGGTAACTGGCAGATTAAAGGGGCTCGGGAGCCTTCTAAGCGGCAACGTGAGGAGAGTGATTGCTCCTGTTGGTGGAGGTAACAGCTTGTGGAAAGTCTTGAAGCCACAGGAAATACTCAGATAGAAAAAAAACCTGTGTTTCTCATTGGGCTTGGAGTTTTATACAGGAGATAAAGGGTTCTTAAGAGGTAAATGGAgacaggatacacacacacacacacacacacacacacacacacactccaaaacaaaacaaactatacCCTCCCTAGTATACAGTAGGTTCAGTGTTGAaagtgctaggaattaaaaacaaggcaggTAAGCATAGGAGTAAATACTGCCAGGAGCTGAGGGAGAGTTATCATTGTTAGGATTATGATTCTTACAATGTTGGGGTCCTGCAATAAGGTGCACTTGAATAAGAACCTGCAGGAAGAGAGGATGTAAGCTAAGCGATAGACTCGGGGGAAAGCATCATCGGCACGAAGACGGTGAGTGCAAACTGTAATGCTGTGTAGTGTGCCTGATGACATAAGAAAATATCTGGAGGCTAATATAGATTTACTAGGGTGAATGAAAGGACAGCGGGAGATAGAACCGCAGTAGTGGTAGAGGCTCAAAGCATATAGAGTTTCTAAAATGCTACTGCAATCACTGAATCTTTCTTCTTGGGCACACAAGAGCCCAGGAGAGGGTATTAAACAGGGAATGATAAGATCTGCCATGTGTACAAAAATAATCACTCCTAACTGTAAACTGTGTGGAGGAAGACTCTCCAGAAAGACATTCACAGGTGGCTGCAGGTTCAAGGTGATGGCTAGCCTTCTGATGGTAGCAGTGGAAGCTACGTTCAGTGGGGAACAGGAGTCACAGCAAGGCGTAAGAGTTAACTGCCCCCTCCCCCgagagagaagcagccttgccaggacacagaggaggacattgcagccagtcctggtgagatttgataagctagggtcagatggaaggggaggaggtcctcccctatctgtggacttggagaggggcagggagcagatgagggaaagagggtgggattgggagggaatgagggggggtacagctgggatgcaaagtgaataaaatgtaattaatgtaaaaaaataaaaatttaattaaaaaagagttaaCTACAAGTGTTTCATTTCAACAATCTGGAAAACAGAGGTTCTGGCTAGGGGACCCTGTAATGAGCATATATTTTTAGTGGCAGGACTATTAGGATTATTTAAGACAATTGTGAGGCATCTGGATGCAAACATTGATATTTACTGAATGGGATTTGACTCTAAATGTTAATTTGTGGTTGCCCCGCATGGATGGAACTTATCATCATAATGGGATATGAAATGACCAGAAAAAGAAGCATAATAGGAAGAAAAGGCCTAGGAACGAAATTCTGGGATATTtcaaaacatggaaaaaaaagatgatgCTCCTTCCTGAAGCCATAAGTTGTAAAAATCCCAATGCTAGGTATAGGATGCCTCCTCTCCAGTTGTTGGTAAGGGGTGTCCCAGAGACTTCAAAAGAATGCAGGCCACTATCATTGCTCTTAGTTGACCATCAGAACTTGATAGTAAGACTCTATTTCTGAAGACACCACCCGCTTTTGTAATAGGACCTGGAGAAATAAAGCTGGTACTGGCCCGGAGGCTGCTCTGCTCCTGGCTGGCCCTCATGGTGCCAGATGGCACTATTCAGGCTGCTGCACAGAAGTCACTGATGGCCTTGCCCAGTTGTGAGCATGGCAAGCTCTAATAATGATAGAGCTGGCAAGATTTACTCATGGGTGAGATTGTGGTGAAATGCTTTGGGGTAACCAACTGCCTTATGATCGGATTTAAAGCCAACTCCGCAGGCTTTATATTATGTTGTAAGTCTGTCAAGAACTCATGGTCGAAGAGATCATAGGCTCTAGGATTAAACTACTATCATCATTTTGCCAAATGGACACAGTatcaaactgtcttctaaatacaCATCCCTATACACATAGGAGCTCTCAGTTCTTaccaaagaagtttctttgaatAATGAATGGCAGATAGTTAGAAAATGCTACCTACTTTTCTACAGATGGatgatttaatatataatataattaatatataaaatgtaactgatatgaTGAAATAAGAATGAACAGACTGTTAACAAGGGTAGGAACACTAGAACAAACTGTGGAGAAAGAAGAGCTCTAGATAGAATGCTCTATATTGCTTCCTATATATTGTcccctcatctgtaaaataaagGGACTAATGCCACTGGCATTCTAGATGTCTTCTAGCATTAACTGACAACATGTCCTGATGCAGGCCATCTGTCTCTAGACCCTTATGATTCTATATTTCTTTAGAACGGAGAACTTTCATCACAGCCTTGCGTATCTGCTTGGTCTTCACACTGTAGATGATGGGGTTCATGACAGGAGGGATCAGCAGGTAGGTGTTAGCAATCATGGTATGGACATAGGGTGGAGCTCTTTTCCCAAATCTGTGGACAAAGGACAAACTGATCAATGGAATGTAGAATATGGCTACAGCCCCAATGTGGGAGATACATGTGCTGAaggcttttttcctttcttctggggAAGCAATGCCGAGGACAGTTCTAATGATCAGGACATAGGAAAGGAGGATAAGGACCGAGTCCACACCAACAGTAGAGATCATGGCAGTCAGTCCAACTGCATTGTTGATCCTGGTGTCTGTGCATGAGAGCTTCATGACGTCAGGGTGGAAGCAGTAGGAGTGGTGGAGCACGTGGCTGCTGCAGAAGGTCAATCTCTTAAGAAGGGCAACCATTGGCGTTA is a genomic window containing:
- the LOC110542674 gene encoding olfactory receptor 51F2, which encodes MGSNSTASSIIFLLTGVPGLEAFHTWISIPFCFLCATALSGNSLILVAIITQPSLHEPMYYFLSMLSTTDLGLSISTLATMLGIFWFNAREISFNACLSQMFFIKLFTVMESSVLLAMAFDRCVAISNPLRYATILTDSRIAQIGVAIVIRGTVMLTPMVALLKRLTFCSSHVLHHSYCFHPDVMKLSCTDTRINNAVGLTAMISTVGVDSVLILLSYVLIIRTVLGIASPEERKKAFSTCISHIGAVAIFYIPLISLSFVHRFGKRAPPYVHTMIANTYLLIPPVMNPIIYSVKTKQIRKAVMKVLRSKEI